A window of Massilia sp. NR 4-1 genomic DNA:
TGGCGGCGGTGCTGCGCCGCGTACGCTGCATCATGCTGGAACGGGAGGGTAGCGCGGACTGGCTGAACGCGAAGACGGGGGGCGGATAATGGTCTGGAACAGTGTGCAGGACTTCCTCGCCATGGGTGGCTATGGCGGCTATGTCTGGGGTTCGTGCGGCATGATGTTCGCCGCGCTGGCGGCGGAAAGCTGGCTGCTGGGGCGACGCTTGCGCCAGGCTCGCCTTCTGGCTGCGCGCCGCACTGCACGGATGGACGCATGAAAGCGCGCCATCAGCGCCTGCTGCTGATCGGGGCCAGCCTGGCCGTGCTGGGCATCGGCGCAGCCCTGGTGCTGACTGCCTTCCGCCAGAATCTGGTGTTCTTTTTCACCCCCTCGCAGGTAGCGGCCGGGCAGGCGCCGCGCACCGGCATTTTCCGCGTCGGCGGCCTGGTGGAACCGGGCAGCGTGCGGCGCCAGGCCGACGGTGTGACGGTGGCTTTCGTGGTGAGCGACCATGCGCGCAAGATCCAGGTGCAATACCGGGGCGCCCTGCCCGACCTGTTCAAGGAAGGCCGCGGCGCCGTGGTGCAGGGCCGGCTGGCCGAGGGCCAGTTGTTCGTGGCGCAGCAGGTGCTTGCCAAGCACGATGAAAACTATATGCCGGCCGAAGCAGCCTACGCCCTGCAGCAGGGCCAGGCGCCCATGCGCACGCTGGCGGGAGTGGAACGGTGATCCCCGAGACAGGCAACTACGCCCTGGTGCTGGCGCTCTTGCTGGCATTGGTGCAGGGCGTGCTGCCGCTGTTCGGGGCGCAGCGCGGCAACGAGCGCTGGATGGCGCTGGCGCAGCCGGCGGCGCGCGGCCAGTTCCTGCTATTGACGCTGGCCTTCGGCTGCCTGCTGCTCAGCTTCTGGAACCACGATTTCTCGGTGCGCTATGTGGCGCAGAATTCGAATTCGCTGCTGCCCTGGCAGTACCGTCTAACCGCCAGCTGGGGCGGACACGAAGGCTCGCTGCTGCTGTGGTGCTGGATGCTGGCTGCCTGGAGCTGCGCCGTGACGCTGTTCAGCCGCCAGCTGCCGCAGGATACGCGGGCGCGCCTGCTCGGCGTTCTGGGCTTGCTGGCGGCGGGCTTCCTGCTGTTCCTGCTGCTGGCGTCCAATCCCTTTGCCCGCCTGCTGCCCG
This region includes:
- the ccmE gene encoding cytochrome c maturation protein CcmE, coding for MKARHQRLLLIGASLAVLGIGAALVLTAFRQNLVFFFTPSQVAAGQAPRTGIFRVGGLVEPGSVRRQADGVTVAFVVSDHARKIQVQYRGALPDLFKEGRGAVVQGRLAEGQLFVAQQVLAKHDENYMPAEAAYALQQGQAPMRTLAGVER
- a CDS encoding heme exporter protein CcmD — protein: MVWNSVQDFLAMGGYGGYVWGSCGMMFAALAAESWLLGRRLRQARLLAARRTARMDA